Within the Setaria viridis chromosome 3, Setaria_viridis_v4.0, whole genome shotgun sequence genome, the region aaacttgcaaaagtttcttctaaatccttAATCAGGTCGatgggatttctggtctttacgatcacgtcatccacgtacgcttCCACGTTGCGGTGAAGctacttcttgaagcactcctggattgcccattgataagtagcgcctgcgttcttcaatccgaaagatattgttgtgtagcagaaagctccgtatgcGGTGATGAACGcgatcttgatttggtctttttccttgagagctatcgtaccctgagtagcaatcgaggaaacatAGTAGGGCACATCCAGCTATGgagtcaatgacttgatcaatcctaggaagcccgaagggatcctttggatagtgtttgttgagatctgtgtagtcgatgcacatcctccactcattgttacttttctttcgcaccaagacgggattatcgagccactctggatgatagaatTCTTTCATGAAACTtaccgcgagtagtttggccagctctttctagatggcttcccttctgccTTGGGTGAATCATCATAGACATTGCCTTCaaggtgtagcttttggattcacgagtgctcgatcagctccctgggcacccccggcatgtccACTGATTTCCATATGAAGATGTCTCGATTGGCCTGtaggaagctgatgagcgcactttcctatttaggatccagccctatgccaatcagggctgtcttggagctatcaccagtttaAAGGTCAATtactttgatgtctacttcacttgttGGCTTGGCCTTGATTGCccctgacttcttttctggTATCTCGAGTTCTGACGGGGACAACTTCTTGGATGCAATGaaaacttgcatcattgaatttggtacttgtgtagttgctgctagctccacggcttaTGTGTCACAGTTGTACGAcatcttcaagtctccgcgcaagaagagtactcccttgggtcccgacgtcttgagtactaagtacacgtactgctcgatggccatgaatttggctaatgctggtcttccgaggatggcatgataTGATCTTTTGAAGTCTGCTACCTCGAACCAGATGTACTCCTTTGTtcggtagtgttctttagtcccaaaggtaactggcaaaatcACATGTACGAGGAGTACAGCTGCGTTGCTTGGAACGATCCCATAGAACGAAGAATTCGTTGGGGTAAGCATATTGGTGATGTCGagttccatcttcttcagtgtgtTGGCGAATAGTACGTTGAAACTACTaccaccatcaatgagtactttaaTGAGTCTGGAACCAGCAACAACTGGGTCCAGGACGAGGGGATaccatcctgggtctgagaaactagtccattggtcgttcctagagaaggtgattggcacttCGGACCATTTAAGGAACGTTGGTGTcacaggttcaatggacattatctctcaaTGGGCAAGCTTCTGGGACCACTTAGTAGCAGTACTCGATGTTCCactgaagatgacgttgatggtgttggattgGTTccggaacttgccattgtcaccatcatcttcgtcttccttagACTTGCTCTTGTGTTTGCTACCAGATGGTtctggcaggtccttcatgactctgcgtagactgaaacaatctatcatagagtgcttgtggtatgggtgccatgtgGACTGTTTCTTCAGGAACTCGTTGACCGAGGACCTGTCTTGATtcttgccgccacctttcttggatggcTGTGACATTGCTGCGACAGTATTTTCTGGCTTTCACTTGCAGTtatgacctcccgagtagttatttcggttgtcattgttagggCGATCGTTGTGGTTTttgtcgttgcgttggccattgttctgattgttgttgttgttctgacccttgttgcgattggactcgaaccttttgaTCTCCCTATCTTTTTCATCTGCCCACatctgtaccatgatcttgagagatttaaCATCCGCGGGGCATCTTCTGCCGAAGTCTTGGAAAATCCAACGGTCGTAGAGGCCGTTCACAGTCTATAACGTTGCGCTCCGTATGTCGATGATTGTGATGATCTTGTCAAAGAAGCAATGTTAGTAGCTCCGTAgagtctcgccttcttgttatTTAACTTGAGAAAAGTTGATCTTATTTCTAGCacgttgcattgcccctgcgtagttattggtgaacgctaccttgaggtctttccacgagtcgatggaattcttatccaatgattcaagccatgtgagtggccccgcctccatgcagatggggaagtagatgactttggtgtcgtcgtttcccccagctgcttgtactgacagcaAGTAGCACCGTAGCCATTGGACTCAGTCCTACTTGCAATTGTACTTGGTGATACACGGAAGTTTGAATTTTCACGGAGAATTATCCTCCTCACACAtcttgagaaggtggggaacccgtcAGAATCATCTCCTGGATACTCGACTTCTTGCCCACGCTCACAGCGTCGTCCATCGATGATGGTATGGGCATCGCCGCTGGTGTTGATCGTGTTGCGGAGGTTTTCTGCTAGGCGCTCGGGttctgggttagccccacggtggccatggcctcccgagggtcctgcccgactaccctctgctctaGCTTTGCTTGGTCTGGCAGCTCCAAGTTGACTTAGTCTGGACGGaaggcctctatggctgctgccatgttgactactcTGGGTTGGGGAACGTTGAACTGACTGTATTGGATTCTGCTGATCAAGTTTTTTGTAAGCAAATTCCGCCAGTTAAGCTAACTGTCTTGTAtacttgttctgaggcatcgcgagggtgatgagatcaatagacacgACGGTAGCCAGGGGAGTACTATGATGATGCATTTTAACTGTTTCAAAGGCGCTATCCAGGTTCTAGATTGGTAAGTCTGCTGCAAGGCAACGGCGGTGCTCTACTCTTGCTCGTCTCTTCTCCGACAATgttggcagtgagctcatcctATGAGACGTCACCAGGATGACGCTCGTGTCGCGGGTCTCTGTCATGTTGCTTTTCTTCTTTAccctcttgtccagtaatgagaGCGAAGAGTAGCTTCCTAAACTCGAGGTCCTGACCTCCGTGGCGCCGTCCtcttcatagatgggcgacaaaggagttccctcctggtatgggagggtgTCGAAGTAGGTGATGAGGCATGAATCGTCATCCTTGGCGAGAGTATGTGGTTTCATGttaggccagtagacgaatctttcttggggagttgatgtgatcatcaagccctgctgcggacctgataaaggggttttctcgtccggatccgagtagtagtcgaagtcctcgattgtatccgtatcggattgtgatctggataggACCACTTGATAAACAGTGGACGCGTTGTGGAGgccgaacgggaatcgactcaGGTGGTAGTCTAATTTTCATGATGGCTTATGCACCGGCTCGTGAAAGCCAATCTGGcgggagaagttgagttgtatTCGTACTCATCCCCCCAACCTCGGactaagtcagaaattgaaaatttatcgaaattctcgacgagatcctccggAGCTTGACACTAGAGCTTCATAGTTAgttgcttcttctccgaggTCGATGCAATGTGACGGTGAAAATTTTCAGCGCCGTCTGCGATGAAAGCTCAGGAGCCGAAGGCGAATGTcgcgcctgcttcaaacgcgacgattggcttgatgatgacttatgccatcgagttcgccagtggattctcaacGAGGCTCCTACCTAGCGCGCGCAGCTGTCGGTgtcccggcaacctaccgagggggatacccgaggtagtgttttagttagtggagctcgtcgagatcagaaactcaaaggtaaacgctgacacacgatttagacaggttcggaccgcgaAATGGCGTAATACCTTATATCCTGTGTGTTGATAGGATTGAATTACTTTGGaagggtccctgcctcaccttatattgacgagggcagggttacagggttaCAGGGTCCCTATCTCACCTTATATTACCGGGGGCAggattacaggtcggttgtttacaagaaaactagtcggatttgactaaaCGAATTCTACTCCTATTACTAAGAGAATTTTTCCTAATCCTGGACTAGTTCttatcttgccacgtagactacgctgTCCTGTGCCATAATCTCCATATCAGATACGTCTTAATGTTcagccccatatttagaactgtccaaaccttctggtgagcCCATAGATATATATACAACACTCTGTCCTTAGTACCTTAACTTTACCATCAAATTGATTCCTGATAAGTGAGAAAAATCCTAAAAACATTTAAGCACTTCACTCTTGTGTTTCACGAGGTATATCCAAATCACACATGAATAGCAGTCAATAAAGGTAAGTACTTCATTCCACTAACTGAGGTAATTGGGCAAGTCCACACATCAGAGCATAAAAGGAGACATACTCCTAAGTCCTCTGCTGACATATGTTGCTCTTCTATGCTTTCCGTAatcacatgcatcacatacaagTTTCCTCCTATCTATCTTACTCATCATCTCTGGAAAAACTTTGGCCATAGCGTCAAATGATAAGTGGCCTAACCGACAATGCTGAAGCATCACTCTTGCTTCATCTTCATTCATACCTGCTACCAAAGCAGCATCTACAAATTTACCATCCTCGTTCCGATCAAGGTACCACAATCCGCCATGCCTAATACcaattccaatttttttttcctgttcttCTTTCTTAAATAATGTAATGCTCTCAATCAAATGAAACTCAAGCAATCTATTTGATCAACTAGAGCACTCAATGATAACAAATTTACAGGAAAGGACGGAACATGTCAaattaggccttgtttagttgtcaaaattgggagtgcCAAAACTACTGtgccggcactgtagcacactgtagcgtttcgtttgtatttgtgaattattatccaaacattgactaattaggctcaaaagattcgtcttgcaaagtataacaaaactgtgcaattaatttttaatttcatctacatttagtagtCCATACATGAaacgcaagtttgatgtgatggggaatcttctttttgcatagtgccaaagttgggagttgggggtgaactaaacaagggcttaggGCCTGTTTAGCTACCacctcataaactttaggagaCTCATAAAGTTTAGGAGCCCATAATTgctagtcctaaaatttaggagtggggtgtttggatggactCATAATttttaggatgttagagggaAAATGACCATTGTACCCCTAATTAAAGGAGCAACTACCGGCTCATGCACTCTGGTTTTTTGGCGCGAGCGAGTTCTTCTGGCGCCAGGGAGCGAGCATTCTTCTGGCCTTCTGCCTCTGGCGCAGAGTGgtgttgctgttttttttttcgccactttttttgttttgccgGACCTTTGCTGCCGCCTTTGTTAAAAAAAACGTAGTGCAATGTCCAAAAACAGTAAGCACAGTCCATCGTCATTGTCATTACAACTCAAAAATACAAAACCTCTACAATCTATTGAACAAACCATTAGCTATACTATCACgaaatttgttcatattttgatCTCCGTCTGTCTCTTCGGTATTTCCCTCATGTCCTTCAATGCTTGATTCTTCGGTGAaaggaacaaaattttcatcacgaTCACACATATCAAAGGCCCTATCCGCATGATCGTTCTCcctaatgaaattgtgaagtgccatacatgctactattattttgctttgcttttcaattggaaaacttggtattcccaataaaatcctccatttcatcttcaaaactccgAACGACCTCTCAATAACATTTCTAAGTGATGAATGCGCGTAATTAAAAGTCTCCTTCATACCTCTCGGATTTGGGCCACTCCGGAACTCAGGAAGGTGGTACTTCGTACCTTTGTATGGTGCAAGATACCCCGGGCGGTTAGGATATCCAGAGTCTACTAGATAAAACTTCCCTACAAATACAAAAGAGAATATGGTTAGCAATTTTGgcatataatttatttttaaaatattattgAGAAAAAATGTACCTGGAGGAGGGTGTGGATACTTGTCAGTATATTTATTTACGGCATCAGTGAATACTCTCATATCATGAACTGATCCAGGCCATCCACTAACAACAAATGTGAAtctcatgtcgaaatcacaaATGGCAAGCACGTTCTGTGTAGGGTATCCATGTCTGCCCATATGCTGCACCACCTTATTACTTGGCACCACAACTGGTACATGagtcccatctatagctcctatggAATTGTTGAAATATGGAGCATACCTAGGGTTCCTCAACCTCTGGTGAATTGTTGTAAACCCAGGGTCCTTTGGCCTAATTATATCTACAGCTAGCCTAATAACACATGACAAAACCAAATCAAATGTGCGGCTTATTGTTTCCAATGACCTTACAAACCGATCCGCAACTTGTCTTAGTGACTGGGGTGCACCATTTATCCATAAGAACATAGCTAAAGCCTCCATCGTTGACATTCTTCTAGTTCCCCTCAATCCATAAGACTCAACCAACAGGTCATGAAGTTGGTGAAATAAAGTGCaagacatcctaaacatgttgtagcatgAGGTTGGATTTGATAGTGTCTCTTGCACCCATTTTATGCCCGGTACAGTAGGTACTCTAGGTGGCCCTTTGTGATAGTAAGTGTCATAGTACATACCAAGCATTATTGAGGACTCCATAATCTCTCGATTCCTCTTTCGACGTATGATTTCCAGCTCCATGAACTTGCATGCCATATTAATGAATTCATCGTCAGAatctccttcaccatcatcctaATTCACCATTAAAAAAACAGGCATACATTAGTCTCTGCATCATCAAGGTCACATTAGTACTGCAGCCGAGCCATGTTCACAAATTGAAATCAAACTTGTTCACAAACTGAAATACTCCAGTACTCAAACAGCCACATATAGAAACAACCACAAATTTAAACATGTCACATGATCACAACTTCAAATAGGCACTTATTCAAGTTCTAACAGCCGAAATAACATTAGTACTGAAACCAACAATTCAAGGTTCAAACAACCACAAATATCTACTACTAAATTCTAATCTAAGTTCAACATCTTGCACCATCTTTTCAAGAAAGCCATCCTAGCCTCTGCATCATCAAGGTTGATGAAGAATTCTCTATTGAATTTATCCTTGCATATGTCCCAACAAGCAAACATTTCAGCACTATCCTTCCTTGCACCACATTCTACTGCTAATTATTGGCATCTCTTAACTTCATCTGCCACTGGATTGGTGTTCATCTTATGCCTCTTATCTTCAGCGAATTTGGCAATTGATGCACCAACATTCCTGAAAATACtatgggtcacatcatccttCTCTGCTTGCCTGTTGAAGTAATTTGTCACTGCAGTGATCATTGGGCTTCTAGATTTTTTTGGAGGGCTAGTAGCAGTTGATTTGGTGCTTGCATTGGACCTCTTCCTGGTGTTTGAGCTGATAGGGCTATCATAGAAAGAGGCAGGTTCACCATCACAGTCCTCTCCACCAACCGAAGGGTCTCCAATGTCAtcatcttcaccatcttcttcttcttcctcctcctccacttctggAATGTATGATGTGCTTCCATCAACTGCAGTTTCATGAAACATTTCTTGCAACTGATCTAAGTACTCTGGAGCACCATGCTGCAACTTCCTCAAATCAGGATGTTTCTGCAAGTGACATGTCATTCTAATTCAGGAGCACTACATCCTGGAAATTAAAGGGTTAGTACAAAAATTATGTCTCACCTCTGTGTGTAATTTCCACCACCAATTTGGAGCTTGCACTGTCCCATCAACATGTCTACCTAGACCTGACTGGCTCTGTAGGCCTTTCCAAAAGTATACAACCTTTTCAACTGATCTCTTATATTCCTAAACTGCTGAAAGTCATGCTTCAAACCAGTAGCCATGTAGTACTTTTCCTGAATTATCTTCAGCCCTCTAGTGGACATGTTGCCTTTGGGACAGTTTCCTTCTCTAATTTGCTCAACTGACAAATCACAGAATAGTCCAGTATTCCTTTCTGTCCACTGTGCTTTGTCATTTTTAATCTATTGGATAAACAACAGTGAATTTCCAGGCAACACACAAAAAACAATCAACAAATACATGACACTGACTCAGGAACAATGTAATGAATTTACCTAGACATAATACATGAAGCCACTAATTCAACAAGCAACATTTTCAGGAACTCACACATGCACATTTAACAATTTCAGCATGTCACAATGGGAATAAGTCACAGGTTCCTGAAGCCACTAATTCATCTAGCCACTAATTCATCTAGCCACTAATGCATGAAGCTCTGTCATGCATATGTCACAATTTAATCCATTCCTTAAAATTACACAACAACTTCAACAGCTAAGTCATACTATCAACTTCCACAGCTAATTTCATTCTCAATTTCAGAACAACTTAATTCTAAATGGACCCTAAATTCATACTATAAAGTCACAGATTTTACCTTTGAGGTAGGAAACACAACTTCGACAgctgcatcatcaacaacatTGTGTTCATATGCATCAAAAGCATCTTCTGGAGGGCCTGAACTTCGTCCACCACGAGCACCACCTCGACGGCCTCTTCCACGACTTGCACTGCCAGAACCACCACCGCCAAACAAAGATCTTGCACGGCCTACTCCACCTCTGCTACCAGACCCCCTGCTGCCGCTCGCCATCCTGCTGCCGTCTGCACCTTGACTGCATCCGGCCACCTTGCTACCGCCAAGTCCTGTGGTGTCGCCGGCacctctgctgccgccggcccctctgctgccgccggcccctctGCTCGCGCCAGCCGCTCTGCTCCCGCCGGCCCCTTTGCTGCCCCCACCACCACGTCGAGCCGCAGGTAAGCCAAGAGTACGGCTACCGCGGCCCCGGGGAACCTCATCTCCCCGAAGGTACTCTGAGTATATGCTCAGATCTGCGTACTCCTCAGCCTGGGAGTTGAGGTCCAAGTTCTCCAAGCCGTGACGGGGGGCACTGGAAGACTCGGACTGAGAGAAAAAATCGATTTGGCGGGGGGAATTTGTGGATCGGGCTGGGGGAACAAATCCTCCAATCCGTCGTCAACGTTGCCCGCCATTAGGAAATGGGGAGGACGCGGCGGGGAACTGGGGAGGAGGTGTCGGGAAAATAGGGACGAGGCGCcgagggaaggaggcggcggcgaaatCTGGAGGAGGCGGGGAAATGGAGACTACGCGGCGGCCAAAtggggaggacgcggcggccaaatgggaaggaggcggcggcgaccggaggaggcgacggccggATGAGATGGCGGCGGGAAAAGGTGGACGAGGCGGCGAGTGTAGGAGGCGGCGAGtgtaggaggcggcggccaagggaggagagggcggcAGCGTAGATCTGGCCCCGgaaggggatggcggcggcggaagatgtacggggacggcggaggcaggaggaggcggcggcggagggaggaggaggcggcggcggaggaaggaggaggcggcggagggaggaggaggcggcgcagatGCGCtgtgcgggaggaggaggaggcacagATGGGCAGTGCGGGAGAAGAGCGGGGGAGGATAGGGTGCGAGAGAAGGGCGtccgtggagagagaaggggagaggtGGGGGTAAAGGTtgggttggggaccacttttatgAGAAAAATGAAAGTTTATGATGGTTTTatcctcctaatgaaaacaGCACCCCTAAAGTTTATGAATACACTTTTATGACACCAGTTTGGATGCACAAATCCTAAAAGTGACCTAAAAGTGAACTTCTAAAGTTTATGAtgtggtatccaaacaggcccttaattgATGGCATGCAATGAACCGTACCAATACCTTTGATGGGTTGACATGTCCCATCAGCAGTTTGGATGGTCTCCTTACGTGTGGATGGATACGGTTTatacggggtgtttggatatgaggtgctaaactttaacagtgtcacatcggatgttcggatactaattagaagaactaaacatgagctaattataaaactaattgcagaatcctgtgttaattcgcgagatgaatctattaagcctcattaatccatcattagcaaatggttactgtagcaccacattgtcaaatcataaactaattaggcttaatagattcgtctcgcaaattacactccatctgtataattagtcttataattaacctatgtttaatactcctaattagcatccaaatatccgatgcatccaaatatccgatgcgACGGGAACAGGCATATATGTCAAAAACTGACTTTGAGCACCTGTGACATGTCTGGAAGCTCCAGAATCCAATATCCATTCAGAGTGAGGGATTCGCGTGCATGAAAGTGCTTTACCATAAATACCTTCCAGCTTGATGTCATTTGACATCACTTCCACCTTTTGTGCCTTTTCTAAATTTCTCCTGGGTCCGCACAATGAGCAAGCTGACCAATTTCTCTAATCTGTCCAATTTCTCAAGAATTTGTTCAGTCCCTTGAGTTTCCCCCATTTTATTCTTACCAACCAGAATAGCACACCTCCTTCTGTAAGTAGCAGCACAACACTGTCCTTCACAGAAGTCACCTCCTATGCAGGCAATTTCAGTTCTAAGTCTGTTGCTTCACTCTGAGCTTCAGAATAGCACACGAACAATTCTGATCTAGGCAGCTTCCCACTCTCCTCTGTGACTGTCTCCTTCAAGCAGCTCACAAGAACAGTACCAATGCGCACAAGGCACTAGCAGCAAGCAGCACATTGCATCAATTCCTTTCTGTTTTGCAGCTTCTCTTTGCACGCAGACCAGCAGTCTAATGGCccttccttgcttcttccaaTCAGCTCAGCACTCACCCCTACTTGCCACTAGAAAGCTGAAGCTAGGAACAGATTGCTTTCTCCCTCAGAGTATTACACACACAACTGCTCACTTGTATCCTCCCTGAAACACAAAAGCACAAAATCTGCTCGGGATTACCTCCAGTTGCAgtactgctgctgctcctccacaAACCGTGAACTCCCCTGCTCCCAGCACAGATCCACGCTTTCCTCTTCTGAATCCGCCTGGAAATCACCTTCCTGGCCACGGCCAGCAAGCGCTCCCTTCTCTCTGCCGCAATCTTGCTGAAGCACCACCACGTGAAGCCTCTGCTCGAGCTGCACGAACACGCCGGCGGCTGGCACGACCTTGCTGCTTCGATTTCAGCACTCTGTTGCCAAATCGATGCTTGCGATGGCGACGATCACTGCCGCCAGCACCATCCCGTGGTCTCCGCCTGAATCGCTACCATCGGCTCTGACACCATGAAGTATGGCGAAAAATCTAGAACTCTCACGTTCTATTCCCTGCTAGTTTCATATGTATATACACAATACATGGGCCCTTGGGCCTCCACACACATACACAGCCCAACAACCCATGACTCCATCAATGGCTTCTGCGATCTTCTCGCCGCTAATCACCTCGCCACGGACCTCTAGCTTCGATGCGTAGACCCTGGAACCAACACCAACCCCTATCTTGAGCACCTCCAAGACGAGCTTCGCATTGAAAACTGGTCAGCGTACCGAGGCCACGTCACCAGCGGCACGCCTGCACTGACGGCCTCCAGCACCGAGATCCACCCACAATGCGTCACAAACCCACCGATGGCGGAGTGGTCGAGGATGAGCCTCTGCAGAGCCCAGCCCCTGAAAATGAGTCCCTGCTCTCCGGCAGCGCAATCAGGTCAGTGAAGCCTCCGGGCATCCACTGCAATGCATCCGTTTCTGATCCACTCATAATAACCCACAGAAAATTTCTTTCGGATTGCTGCAGGCCGCGCGCGCCACCTCCCGCAGTTCCGCCACCGTGAAATGGGTCAGTGTTCCGAAAGAGACGTACACGACTGAACCTTCAGGCTTCTCGTCGAGCCACCGCAGGCACCTCTCCGCCTCAGGCGCGAGCCCACCGGCGCCGGCCCTCGCCGCCTAGTCCTTGCTGGCGTGGGCGAGCGGGCCCATGAGCCACACCCGGCGGCCGAGCGTTGTGCGGTAGTGCTCGACATACTCCGgtctccagctccagctcggCGAAGCTGTTGAAGATCTCGCCGTAACTCCTCTGGTCCGCGACATTCACGCGCTGGTAGTAGTTCCACTCCAGCTCGTTCGTCCTCGGGTCCATCATTTGGCTCCGCCTCAGCGCGACACGGTGAGGCAGCCCTGGCAGGGACACGCCGGCGTCGGGGTCATCCGGAGCGAGCTCCAATGGGTTGTTGCGCAGCAAGGAGTCGTTGGAGGCCCGGGCGAACATGCTGGAGCCGTTGAAAGCCAGCCGCGGGACGTTGTGCTTGGCGGCGGTATCACGAGAAAGCTGTCGACCACGACGGCGTCGGGACGGTGCTCGGCCAGGAATCGGTCCAAGGGCTCGCATAGCCGATGGAGCGCGTCTACCAGCTTGCCTTTGTCGGCCTGCGAGGTAAGGTCAGCAATGCTCTCGAAGCTCGGTGGGAGTCCGACGTCGGGGAAGGGGACGGTGGAGATGTCGATCGCCGGAAAGCCGGTGCCGCCGCTGGCCCCGTTGGCTGCTTGGTCGACAGCTAGGCGGATAACCGCAGCGTTCTTAGGAGTGGTGAGGATGGTGCACTTGACGCCGCGAGAGGAGAAGAGGTTGGCCATGTCGGCCACCGGAATGAGGTGACCGGCCGCAACTTGCGGAAAGAAGAGAATATGTAGTGGCTGCTGATCGTTGGCTGCCATGGCTGCTTGCCTTGGTCCTTCTGTAGAAACACAGGTCAGACCTTACACCTTGGGCGACCAATTAAAATGGATATATTCCCTACCTCGCCCAGTGTTTCAAAACTATTACTGTCTTGTATGGATCTGTGCTGTAAGACACAACTCAGAAGAAATCAAAATAGACAAATGAAAGAGGACACGGATCAGAATACGTACCAGCTCTATGGAGCTTCAGACTTCACAGAACAGAGCTTGTCTGCAGCGTTGAACGGATAGTTGAGGATTTTGGTCCCTTTCCGGCTTTCAAGACGCTATCAGTCTAGTCTCTACTCTGAGGACTAGAGCCTACTGGCGCGACAGGCGACAGCTCACTCAATGCAATGTGGGAGGTTGGTTTATGTTGTGGCTGAGACCGTGAGCACGCAGGTTCGTTATGTTGTGGCTGAGACCGGTTCCTTGGTACACCTCAAGAACATTTCATCCAAGCATGTATACacgccaaaaaaaaattctagttgTATTTATatagaggaagaggaaaaaaaaagaatgtcgttcgtttcttttccttttctgagGAACACGGCAGGAAGATCTTATGTTGTTACTTTGCTAATCGAACAAACTGTGCTTCAGATCCACAGCGACAATCTGTCATTTTGCTAGTTGGACTTTGGTGGCTTAATGCTCACTACTGATTTCAGTTATTAAGCCAAATTTTCCCAAGTGCAGTCGAAAGCTCTACTCTTTACCCGACTAGAAGATTCATGTTTA harbors:
- the LOC117847709 gene encoding protein ALP1-like; amino-acid sequence: MACKFMELEIIRRKRNREIMESSIMLGMYYDTYYHKGPPRVPTVPGIKWVQETLSNPTSCYNMFRMSCTLFHQLHDLLVESYGLRGTRRMSTMEALAMFLWINGAPQSLRQVADRFVRSLETISRTFDLVLSCVIRLAVDIIRPKDPGFTTIHQRLRNPRYAPYFNNSIGAIDGTHVPVVVPSNKVVQHMGRHGYPTQNVLAICDFDMRFTFVVSGWPGSVHDMRVFTDAVNKYTDKYPHPPPGKFYLVDSGYPNRPGYLAPYKGTKYHLPEFRSGPNPRGMKETFNYAHSSLRNVIERSFGVLKMKWRILLGIPSFPIEKQSKIIVACMALHNFIRENDHADRAFDMCDRDENFVPFTEESSIEGHEGNTEETDGDQNMNKFRDSIANGLFNRL